DNA from Candidatus Palauibacter scopulicola:
GGGATGCTCTCCAGGAACTCGAACCGCAGCGAGAGCGACCAGCGCTCGCGCAGGACCTCCTGTCCGCCCGCGAGATGCACGAGCTCGAAGTCGGCGGTCGCGCCGTGGGGCGGCTCGGGCGAGGGGTGGATGCGGAGCACGACGCGTTCGACCTGGCGCTCGGTCTCGGTGGTCCCAGCTGCCACGCCAGCCACCTCGTCGCCGTCGCGCGCGAACGCGGCGTTGGCCAGTTCGGTCGAAAGGAACCGGAGGCTGCGGGTCCAGTGCTCCTCGACGGTCGCGCGGCGCCGCGAGTGGAAGTCCGCGACGAACCGGTTGAGGAAGTACTTGGTGGTGGGATCGAGCGGATCGGCCTGTGCGGTGGCGGCCTCGTAGGCCATCGCCTCGGCTCGGCCCACCTCGTCGACCCGCACGACGATGGGCTTGGGCGGCTCGGCGCCCGCAATACGCAGCAGAACGAAGACGCCAAGCACGATGCTCGCCGACAGGAAGATCAGGATCGTCCTGAGCTTCCGGTTCGCCTGCACCGCCTCGCCCCAGATCTCGGC
Protein-coding regions in this window:
- a CDS encoding VirB8/TrbF family protein, translated to AEIWGEAVQANRKLRTILIFLSASIVLGVFVLLRIAGAEPPKPIVVRVDEVGRAEAMAYEAATAQADPLDPTTKYFLNRFVADFHSRRRATVEEHWTRSLRFLSTELANAAFARDGDEVAGVAAGTTETERQVERVVLRIHPSPEPPHGATADFELVHLAGGQEVLRERWSLSLRFEFLESIPPELVVHNPMGILITYLQADRALVTEDSR